The nucleotide sequence GCGGCGGGCGGCGAGGATGGCGCGGCCGGCGCGGGTGCGCATCCGGGCACGGAAGCCGTGCTTCTTGGCGCGACGGCGGTTATTCGGCTGAAAAGTCCGCTTGCTCACTGGTTACTCCAAAGGCGTCAGGGTGTGCGCCCGTCCTCGGGCTCACCGCACCGGGTTCGGCGCGGAGGAGAGGGACGGTCACAGCGGTGCTGGTGGATGCGTCCGAGCATGCGGATGGGCATGACAGTGGACACAAAAGACTACTTCACCCTAGACAACGGGCAGGGGACGGTCAAATCAGCGACGGGTGGCCGAGG is from Kocuria rosea and encodes:
- the rpmH gene encoding 50S ribosomal protein L34, with the translated sequence MSKRTFQPNNRRRAKKHGFRARMRTRAGRAILAARRSKGRTELSA